CGGTCCTAAAAAAAATATTGCGATTGTAGCGAAAAATGCGATTGCGATGATTTTTTCAGGTGCATTTAATTTTTCTTTTTTTGAATTTTCGCTTGAAAACGAAATGCCTTTTAAAGCAGAAGATTTTTGTTCTAAAAAAGTGTAGGCAAAGACGAAGATTAAAGCGATTGAAGTTTCTGCTGTTGCAAGGCGAAATGCAGAATAAAAATCTAAATTCACTTTTGCTAGTTGGAATATTTCTACTTCTAAGGTTGTTGTTCCTATTGAACCAAATAAGAGCACTATCATAAAACTAAAAAAACAGTACAAAAAAACAGGAATGCAAGCGCTAACCAACGACGGCATCAATTTGTAAATTGTTATAGTTTTGAATATCTTAAAAGAATTTGCTCCTAAAAGGCGGGCGGCCTGTTCTTCTTCCTGTGGAAGCCTTTCCCAGTTGCTTGCAACCGTGCTCATCACCAAAGGAAAGTTATAAAAACCGTGGCAGATTATAATTCCCCAAAACGAATACAAAAAAGTTATTGGAGGAGAGGAGTTGCCTGTTACATACATAAAGATGCGGTTTACAGAGCCAGAAATTCCAAAAAAACTGACATAACCCAAAGCGATTAAAAGTGAAGGTATGCAAAGAGGAACCGCAGAAAGCAAAATAAAAATTTTTTTTGGGGAAAAATTTTTTTTTGCTACAAAAAAAGCAGAAAAAAGCCAAACCGCCACTGCTACTAATGTAGAAAGAAGTGCTTGAACTATTGTAAAAAAAGCGATTGATGTGAATCGATTTTCAAAAAATATGCTTAGTGCTTTAAGAAAAATCATAGATTAAAAAACAGGCACACAGCGTTCGATTGCAAGTGTGCCTCTTATTTTGAAACGACATTCGTTTTTAAGCATTATACTCTAAAAACGAAAAACAAAATTTGACAAAAAATAACAAAATCGCTCTAAAATTGAACTTTTATTTATTTAAGATATCCATAATCCTTTCTACAGCACCAGTTGCAAGTGTTGCATCATAAGAGAGAAGTTTTTGTGGTGTAGGGCACGCTTGTATATAGGATGCTGGAAGTTCTACAGTTTTATTTGCAGGAAGCATCCATTGTTTTAAAGGAATTTCGCTTTGTGCTTCTTTCGAAATTAAAAAGTCCAGAAACAGTTTTGCACCTTTTTTGTTTGGAGCATTTTTTGCCAATCCTGCACCTTCAACCTGCATTATATGTCCATCGCTAAAAATAAGTGCTTTATAGCGGTCTGTTTTATCGTATTCATAGTGGTAGGCAGCACTTGAAGAGTAACTTATAACTAAAGGTGCTTCTCCGTTTAAGAACAGACCATATCCTGCACTCCAACCTGGTGCCATAGTTAAGATATTAGGTTTAAGCGCTTTCCAAAAATCTTCAAATTCTTCGCCTTTTACGGCATAAGTCCAAGTTACAAAGCCAAGCCCTGGAGTAGAAGTGCGAGGATTCATCAAAATTATCTTTTTTTTGTATTGAGGATTTGTAAGGTCATCCAAAGATTTTGGAGGTTCAATTTTAGACTTTGTGTCGTAAATAAAAGCAAATGGGGCATAATCGTAAGGAGTTAAAAGATTTTTATCTCCCAAAGCTGCAACGAGATTTTCTGGAATTTCTTCTATGCCTTGTGGTTTATAAGATTCAAGAATATCTTCGTTTTGCGCTTTTAAAGCTAGATTGTTGTCCAGACCCAAAATTACATCGACATAAGGGTTGTCTTTTTCTAAAACAGAACGGCTCAAAATCTGCACGCCGTCGCCACAGTCTACATAGGTAACTTTTAAGCCAGTCTTTTCTGTAAACTTTTTGGCAATAGCCTGACCTGCTCCCCATTCACCGCAAAAGCTGTCGTAAGTATAAACTACAACATCTTTAGCACGGCTTTGAGCGAGGTCTGCTTTTTTAGAGCAGCCGTTAAGAATAAAAACAAAAATTAAAAAAAATGGAATAAATTTAAAGATGTGACGTTGCATATCTTCCTCCGCCAGTATTATCTGGATCAGGTTTGAACTTCATACGAAGCTCTGCGGGTTTAATCTCAGCAACTGCAAAAGCAGATAGCACCCCGGTACGCAAACGATTATAAAAATTCGCTGACCTTGTGTAAAGTGGTGCGAATTTTTCATTATGGCTATTTGGGCGTTCGATGCAAAACTTCGTTTTTCACCGTCGCTATGTTCGGGGTTCCGCTTGCGCTCCAGCCTCCTCGCTCGCTTATGCTCGCTGTGGTGGCCGGTTGCACCGCCCCTACCAGCGCTAACGCAAAAAATAAAAATTTTATTTTCACAAAAATATGTAAATTCGCTCAATCAACTCAAATTGTATAGCAAAGGAAAATGGAGCGTGTATGAGATTAAAACAGGCAGGCATTTTACTGATTGCAATAAGTTTTTTATTCGGCACAGGTTGCCAGAACAAAGAGAGAGAACTTTTTAAAGAAAATCTGGATAAGGGCGAAAAATATCTTTATTCACTTCAATACGAGCGAAGTTTTGAATATTTACAAAGCGCCAATCAAATTTTCAAAGCAGGCTTTAAAGCAAGCGCAAAGGACAAATCAAAACTTTTCGCCTGCCTTTCAGCAATTTACGTATGGAAAAAAGACATTCAAAATGCGCTTTTTTATGCACAAAATGCCTGGAATGTAGAAAAAGAAGGCAAGATTTACGGTTATTTATACGCAAGGCTTCTTTTTGCAGTTGATAAAGAAGAAGAGTCTTTAGCGGTGTTTAGAGAAACCTATTCGCTTTTTCCAGACAGGGCAGATCAATTTTCTTTAAAAACTTATGAACACTTAAAAAACAAATACAAAAGTCAGGATAGAAATGGTGCAAAATAGAAGTAAATTTATTTTCAGTTTTATGTTTTGCGTTTTTATCGCGTTGTTTTTTGTTTCCTGCAACGACAAAACTCAAAGCAAAAAAGACTACATAAGCGCAGTAGAAGCTTTTGAAAAACAAGATTTTGAAAAATCAATTTTGTACTGTAAAAAAGCGGCAAAGCAGGATACGAGTTTTTTTGAAGCAAAACTCTTACAGGCAAAAAATCTTTTTTTTACAGCGCGGTATGAAGAAAGCAAAAAAATATTAAAATCACTTTTAAAAAAATATCCCAAATATACGGACGCAAAGTTGTATCAAGTGCGCAATCTTATCGCCTTAAAAAAATATGACGAAGCGGAAACCCTTTTAAAATCAGAAATAAAATTTAATTCAGCGGATTACAGGTTTTATTATCTGTATTCTGTTTTGTATGCAGCCAAAGACGAGCAGGATAAAAGACTTTTTATGTGCCACAAAGCAGAGCAACTGCTTGATGAATCAGCACTTTTGCAACTTGAACTTTGCGAACTTTATATGATTTTGGCTTTGCCTAAAAAAGCAGATGAATGTTTAAAAAAGGCAGAAGTTTTAAGTTTGCAGCCACAGCAAATACAAAATATCAGAGCTGCACTAAAAAAAGGTGGCGCGTTTTGAAAAATCGCTTTTCAATTTTCAAAAACTTTATATTTTTCGTATCTTTTTTTGTTCTTAACGGCTGTAACTTTATTTCGTTTAAAGAATACGAAGTCAATCTCGTTTCAAGTTCAGAAGAAGGCTGGTTTTCAGAACAGGAAGTCCAATTTGAATTTAGCGAAGAAGTTGAAAAACTGCTTGCAGAAAAGAATGTAACCTTGTTAAAAAATAAAAATTCCTGCGAGCCAGTTT
This portion of the Treponema pectinovorum genome encodes:
- a CDS encoding ABC transporter permease; translation: MIFLKALSIFFENRFTSIAFFTIVQALLSTLVAVAVWLFSAFFVAKKNFSPKKIFILLSAVPLCIPSLLIALGYVSFFGISGSVNRIFMYVTGNSSPPITFLYSFWGIIICHGFYNFPLVMSTVASNWERLPQEEEQAARLLGANSFKIFKTITIYKLMPSLVSACIPVFLYCFFSFMIVLLFGSIGTTTLEVEIFQLAKVNLDFYSAFRLATAETSIALIFVFAYTFLEQKSSALKGISFSSENSKKEKLNAPEKIIAIAFFATIAIFFLGPLFSIFINGFMTKQKTSILTLSNFIYIFRTASFWNAIKWTVLTSTLAGFFCALTAFLYAIILRKFDRNGKLFIFRIIPIIPMAISSVVTGLILTAFIKKGNFLILVLAQTALNWPIAFRQIFADFSKLKNTTEDAAKLLSKKNSQIIFKIYLPICKKAFFRSAGFCFALSAGDATLPLVLSIPKFDTLSLYIYRLAGTYKFHQACATGSILALMCTTVFYLSRKKERN
- a CDS encoding thiamine ABC transporter substrate-binding protein: MQRHIFKFIPFFLIFVFILNGCSKKADLAQSRAKDVVVYTYDSFCGEWGAGQAIAKKFTEKTGLKVTYVDCGDGVQILSRSVLEKDNPYVDVILGLDNNLALKAQNEDILESYKPQGIEEIPENLVAALGDKNLLTPYDYAPFAFIYDTKSKIEPPKSLDDLTNPQYKKKIILMNPRTSTPGLGFVTWTYAVKGEEFEDFWKALKPNILTMAPGWSAGYGLFLNGEAPLVISYSSSAAYHYEYDKTDRYKALIFSDGHIMQVEGAGLAKNAPNKKGAKLFLDFLISKEAQSEIPLKQWMLPANKTVELPASYIQACPTPQKLLSYDATLATGAVERIMDILNK
- a CDS encoding tetratricopeptide repeat protein, whose amino-acid sequence is MFCVFIALFFVSCNDKTQSKKDYISAVEAFEKQDFEKSILYCKKAAKQDTSFFEAKLLQAKNLFFTARYEESKKILKSLLKKYPKYTDAKLYQVRNLIALKKYDEAETLLKSEIKFNSADYRFYYLYSVLYAAKDEQDKRLFMCHKAEQLLDESALLQLELCELYMILALPKKADECLKKAEVLSLQPQQIQNIRAALKKGGAF